The genomic region TTGATTACGGCATGGATATCAATTAGCTTTGCTGGAGCAATAGCTGCTGGAGTAACAGGGATTGCAAACGGTGATATAAGCTTTGACGCAATAATCCACGATAGCATGTGGGTAGTTGGGCACTTCCACGCAATGATATTCTGGTCAATTGTTCCAGCAGGATTTGCCACTCTCTATTATATGATACCTCTACTCACCGGTAGAATGTGGTATTCAACTAAGCTGGGCTGGATTCATCTAGTAGGTTACATGATAGGAACAACTATGGTGATAGTAGGATTTGACGCATTAGGACTAGCAGGACTAGTAAGAAAGGCTGAAATTTACCCCTTAGTTCCCGCCTACGTTACTCCAGAAATAATAGCAAGCTTAGGAGCAATGATTGCTGATATCTCAACCCTATTATGGTTAGGAAACCTAGTATTAACACTATTAAAAGGAAAGACTCAGAACTTTGAAGGAGTAAGCTTAGATAATGCAGTATCATTCATAGCTTCAACGTTAGAAGCACCAAGATTAGATAAGATAGAAGTGTCTTTACAGAGCTTAAAGTCAGCATTAATAAGGGCATTTGAAAAGAAATAAAGTCAACACAATTTAGTTTATTATATTTTCTTCTTTTTCTTCCCTCCTTCTTATTATGAAAGCTTCTTTTTCCTAAAATCAATCATATACTGCATGAGAGCAATAATAATAGGTGCAGGACATAACGGACTTATTGCATCTTACTATTTAAGAAAGGCAGGCTTTGATGTATTAATTTTTGATAATAAATTCGGAGGAATGACAGATACTACGTCAATAAAAGGAGTCAAAGTAAGTAGAGCGTCTTACGTCCTGGGTTTAATGCCCAAAAAATTCATAGATGAATTTGAAATTCCAGTAATTGAACAAGACCCAATACAAACAATATGGTTAGAAGATAGGATAATTCCGTTCTGGAGGGATAGGGAAAAGAGAATAAAGGAATTGATAAACGCGGGGGAAGATAAGTTTCCGGAATTTGAAGAGAAGATATTCAAATTTAAGAAACTTCTGGAGGAAAAGTTTACCTTTGTAACTACTCCTCCTTCAGAAAAAGAGGTTATAGAAGAAGCGAAAAATGCCGGAATAGAAGACGTTATGAGACCTTCAAAAGAGTTCCTATCAAAGTACCTTTCGAGAGATCTACATAATTTCTTCATTTATCCTGGAATGGAAGATTCTCCCGCATATTTAGTAGCTTACTTTTACGATGATTGGTCTTTCGTAAAAGGCGGTATGGGAACAGTTGCTGAGAAGATCTTTGAGAAGGCTAACAAGCTAGGAGTTAATTTCGTGAGCGAAAAGGTGAATAAAATTCTTGTTGAACATGATAAAGCAGTAGGAGTTAAGGTTGGAGATAAGGTTTACAAGGCAGACGTTATTTTATCTACAGCAAGTCCTGCTGAAACGATGAAATTAGCTGAATATAATCATAAATTTACTCTAGGTAAAAATAAATGGGTAAAATATAATGTGATCTTTAAGGAATTTCCTAAGGTAGATGAGAGGATAAAGACTTTCGTTAATTCAATAATAGACTTTGAAGGAGGCGAAGTCGTAATTCCTTCAACAGTTGACGACAGAGGAGGAATAGTAATGGAATTCATGGGTAACTATGAAGAAGTGATTGAAAAGTTCAAAGGCGAAATAGTTTACGTAGATAAATTAAACGCAAGAATTGCGGAAGAGATTTATAATTTACCTTCAGGTAATTTAAACCATTTACCAATGAGGGAACCGTATTTATTTGACGGTAGGCCGGAGAAAGGTTGGGGGTATAAAACTCCTATAAAGGACTTATACTTAGGAGGAGCTGGAACTTACCCTGGAGGCCAGGTCTCTGGCATACCGGGTTATAATTCAGCAAGGCTAATAATTAAGGAGAAGTTGGGAAAGGATTTTGCTTAAATGGAAGCTTTTTAATTTCTCCTTTAATACAATTTTATGAAATTTTACTTAGGAACTACTAGCAAACTAAAGATTTCCGCAGTTGAGGAAGTGCTTAAGAACTACGTAACTGATTACGAAATTTTAGCATTTAATTCTCCTTCAGGAGTCCCTATAACTCCATGGAATGAGGATATTATAAAAGGCGCAAGAAATAGAGCGGAAAATTTGAGGAAGAAATTTCTTGACAATGACGGGATATATGTAGGTTTAGAAAGTGGACTAGTAGAGAGGTTTGGCAGTGTATACGAAGAAACCTGGTGTGTAATAATTTTTAGGGAAAAAGAATTTTCAGCATATTCCAGCGGTTTGAGATTACCTTCAGAAATTGTTTAGAAAATTAGACAAGGAATTCCTCATAGTGATATTATGGACGAGATTTTGAGAAAATTTAATTCCTCACCAAAAGACACTTGGGGATTATATACTAAGTTTAAGTTAACAAGGAAATGCGAAATAAAAGAAGCTTTTAGGAATGCACTCGTAATGATGCTAACTTGTGAACATGCCTCAATTATTTAATATCTAAAGTGGTAAAGCAAAGGGTTATGAAGCGAATAGCCTTAACTGCTTTAATATCTAGGATCGCCAATAATATTATACTCACATTATCGCCAGTAATTGCTAAGATTGATTATCATTTTCCGTTGGGAAGTCTAGGAATAATAGAGGCAATTGTATTAGTTTCTATTATAATATCAATGTTGTCGATAAATCTTATTTACTCAAGAGAAATTCTACTCCTATCTTTTATTCTCTTGTCAATTTCGTTAATTTTACTTAACATGCATAATGTGAGCATTTTCTTCTTTTCTTTAATCCTTGCAGGCATATCGTTTGGAGTAATTATTCCTTCAATGACTACTATTGCCTCAAGCATTGCTGACGATTACCATTCAAACGCGAGATTGCTTAAAATGTACACGTTCGGTTTAAGTATAGGTGCAGTAATTAGTGCACTTTTAGAGGCGATCTCGCTTGGAGACATTGCTCTTCTCTTGATGGTTATTTCTGCCTTAAATCTTTACAATGCATATTTTTACTACTTAAATTTTAGGAATAAAGCAAAAAAGTCCATGATTTCTTTTCGCATAATATTTAATAAAAGGCTTTGGATCGCAAATATGATCAGTTTACCTTACGATATACCAATAGCATTCATTAACGTTTATCTAGCTTTGTTAGCTCATTATTATTATCACGTGAGTATTTCGCTTGGTTTCTTGTATTTCTTCGTATTCCTTTCAGTAGCGTCATTATCTAGGTATCTTATTTATAGGCTTGAGTTAGAAGAAAGTAAAATGAGGATTTTCAGCGCTGTGACGACAATTTTAGGTTCTATTTTGTTAATTGTCAATAATCCTTTCTTTCTACTTTTTGGCATAATATTTCTAGGATTTCCGCATGGATTATTATTGACTTTGTCCAGTTTAGTTATAGCGAGAGAATTTAAAGACGAGAAAGATAAGAACTTAGCTAATTCGATAAACCTGCTTTTTCATTATGCTGTGTTTATAATAACTCCTTTAATAATAGGTTTATTTATAAATATAAGCATATTTTATGGCATATTAGCTTTCGTATTGCTATCTATAGGTTCTTCCTTGTTACTTATGAGTAAGAATAATTATACAAATTGATCATGAAATCAATTTAGTATTTCTTGAGAAATCTAGAAATCAAGTTGATTATTCCTACAGCTAATGAAAACCAGTACGTAAATGTCGGATAACTTTGTATAAGCATTGTTATTTGATATCCTGAGTCTGTAAATTCTACGCTTTCCTGTCCTATAATGAAAAATGGATAAGTAACGCCTTGAATAAAGTGTGAAAGTATGTAATTAAATATTATGTAAATTATCACCGGATCTAGAATGTAGAATAGTGAAGCCCATGCTATTAGTAAGTAATTTCTTTTCTCTCCTCTTCTAAGAATAAGATATAGGAAATACAGGGAAACAGCTATAACATAAAATCTGAACGCAAAAAGTATCATATTAATAAAATTGGAAATATACAAATACTGGCCTTCAAAGTAAATATTTAAAAGAAATAAGGAATCATCAATCTTAACAATTCCTCCTACAGAATATGTCCACCAACAGTAAGGTAAGAGTGCCACAACTACGTTTAGTATTAAAGCCAATGTAGATAAGGGATATTTTATCATATTGTCTCACTTGTGCAAACAGTAACATTAAGGAAATGTAATTTAATAAAGACCGTACAATCATCATTTTTGATATTACTGTAGAATTCATGATAATTATTGACTTGTAACGTAATATTCTCAGCTGTCTGTGCCGGAATAACTGCTGAACTAGGTAAACTTATTTCTTTTCCATTTATACTGCAAACTACGACAGGGAAATTTTCAGGATTATTTATGCATACTTCTAATTTATTACCTTCTGCAAAGAAAGACATCTTTGGTTGACTGAAAATATTGATGTTGGAAAGTTGTGAGATCCCTTGATTTAATGAGTTCAAGGCGTTCATAAAAATTAGTTCAATTGCTAGAACTGCAATAAATGCTATAAGTCCTACAGTTTTCACATCATCTTCTTAGCCTTTCTAGTAAAAAACTTTTTGCAGTTAGAACTGCTGATTCGAGAATATGCTAACAGTTAACAAATTTTATCGTTATGTTTATTATATCTACATATTCTATGCCAATAATTGCCTTCAACTTAAATAATAGCTATTTATTATGGTATTACTTAAAGATAATTTTTAGATTACTCTTTTCATTTTACTCTTCTTCTATAGTTTACCTCTTTTATTTCCTCCCATTTTATCTTCCTTTTATTTTCAACTTCGGAATATAAAATGAACAAATGTTTAGGGAAATCAGAATAATCGTTAACCTTAACTATCAATTCTCCAGTTAAGTATTTCAGAACGTCTATTAAATCTGGCGCTCTAAAGGGAATTTTCCTCCTTAAGAATTCCTTTACAGCATTTATATACTCTTCAATAAAATCATTAGCTATAATAGTATATCTACCTTCTCTAGGGGGATATAGGTAAACACCATAAGTTATAAGTCCTCCTCTAATAATCTCAAAAGGATGGCCTCCACAGTGTGCTTTGCTATTCCTCCAAATTTTAAATGCCTCCTTATCGTCTAATGGCAAATCAATCATTCCACAATCTCTGCCGTCTGCATAAGACTTATATAATTCCTTGAGATCCTTATCGACATTGAGCCCGTTAGCCTCATAAACTATTTTAACAACCTCAAGATAATCTCTTAAGGTTATATCATCTGACGGAAGTTTGTTTTTCAAATTGTCCTTGTATTGTTTAATGATTTGTTTAGCTTCTTCATTACTCATTTTAGGTTTTGTAACATATTTCAGTTTAACTTCTCCTACTAAGTAATGCTTGTATATGTCATCGGCGGATATAAAGATGGGATCTTGATGCTGAAGTTTCATGAATTCATAAACTCTCATTATTAATGAATTATAACATGCTGGCAGTTCTTCGTCTCCTTTTCCAATTTTTATTCCACCTTTAGTATGAACGAAGAATTCATATTCATCAAACTCCTTAAGGTAGCAAAATCCCGTAGGGACGAACTTTAATTTGTCCTTAACTTTAACTGGTAAAAAGAGGTAAAAATAACACCTAACATAATCATCTTCTCTTGTAGGATAAATATAATTCTCCATTTCTTTTAACAAGTTATAAATTTTAGTACTTTTAAAGGTAATTTCTCTCAAATAATTGAAGTCAATGAGATAAAGGATTAACGGGTATTTTTCAATTATCTCCCAAATCCTCTTCTCTTTTTCTGTATTCATGTCAATATCTCACATATTTTAAAAGAAGAGAGTAAAAAGAAACATATAAGTTGATCGCAATTGCAAGATTACTAGATAAACTTAATTGAACAAGTACTTATGAAAAATTTTCACAGCTAATATTCAGATATATAAACAATAGTGAGAAATGCTTAATGAAGTTCATATAAATCAGGCTAAAAGCTATTAATTTTGTAGATAGCAATAGAGAATAATTCAAGGGTTGGAGATCCTTATATTTTAATGCTGACTACCTATATTTAACACATGGAAATAGTGAACGTTCCTAACGTGAAAGATAGGAAAGCCTACTCTAAAGTAAGGTTACTGGAAAGTATGGTGGAATTAAGAATTGCCCTTGAAATGCTTAAGGAAGGATATACTAGAAATTCCGCGCAAAAGGTCTTCATGGCTTGGAAAGCCATTATTAGTGCATTAGTCTCATTAAATCTAGATAAATTAGGTAAAAATGAAAAGGAGAAAGAATGGTATAAAAAATCTGGATTCTCAGCACCTACTACCAAGCTTAAATTAATCTCCAACGATCTGGAGAAAATAGGTTATGATAAAATCTCATTCATTACAAATACGGCTCTTCTCTTGCACAGTTATGCCTATAACGGTATTTATGAAGGATTAACTCCATATTCCTCTAAGAAAGACGCTGTAATGGATATCCTAAGCCTTACTCACTTCATCTTAGATAATTCTAAGAATTACTTTAAGGAGATTTGGAACGAAGAGCATGAGAAGGAGTTAGAGAACGTTAAGAAATTGTTAGAAGAGATAGAGAGAAATAAGAGTTCTTGATTATAGAAAAGTATTTTTACCACGTTTTCTAGCTTAGGTTGATGAGTTTAATACTTTTAATAACTAACTATATTGGAATTATTGCCTTTTCAATATCCGGTTCTATGAAGGCTATTGAAAAGAAAATGGATTTACTTGGCGTTATAACCCTGGGTTTTTCAACGTCATTAGCCGGAGGAATTCTTGCTGACCTGTTATTGGGAATTACTCCGCCCACAAACTTAATTTATATACCTTATCCCACAGCGTCTTTTATTGCTAGCATAGTTACTTTTGCGTTCTACAAGAAATTTACTCACGTAAGTAAGCCTTTAATATACGCAGATGCTCTAGGTCTAGGAGCCTTCACCGCCTCTGGAGCCTCATTAGCGTTTAGCTTAAGACCAGACCCTCTGCTGGTTATAATGGTAGGAACTATAACCGCTGTAGGTGGAGGAGTGCTTAGGGATATATTAGCTAACGAAATTCCTTTAGTTCTAACTAAGGAGTTTTATGCCTCAGCATCAATTATAGGCTCTACAATATATTACGGTTTAGCAGAGTTAGGCGTGCAGACAGGGTTTCTTACCACTTTAGTTTTACTTTTGACGTTCGCTCTAAGACTTCTCGCTATTAGAATGAAGTGGAAGTTGCCTAATGCATCTTGACGCTAAGGAAAATTGCCAATAAAATGATTATTGTTCCTATTGTCTCATAAATGTTAAGGAATTCTCTAAAAATAATCATTGAAAGTATTATTGTAAATATAGGCTCTAATGCGGTTATTATTGATGCGGTTATTGAGTCAGTCTTCTTCATTCCTCTGTAAAAGAAGAAGTAAGGGATTACAGAGGCAAAAATTGCCAAGTATATTCCAGCATAAACTGAAGGTAAATTTAGTACTCTAACAAAAGGTAAAGAGAAAGGTATAGACCAGAGAGACTGTGAAAATATTATTTCCCAATCACTCATGCCTTTTCTTTGTAGGAGTCGAGAAAAAGATATTAAACCTGCGTAAGTTAAGCCCGAAGCTAAGCCTAGAAGGAACTGCTGGAAAGTAGGAACTCCTAAGTACATGATATATAAACCTACCAAAATCATTAACGACGAGACAATTTTTCCTAAAGTAGCCTTTTCTTTCACTAAAAAATAGGAAAATATCGAAACCCAGAGAGGAGCGGTGTAAAGTAATACTGCAGAGAGTGAAGGCCCGTCTATAGGAATTGTATAAATATACGTTAAATAGAAGAGTGAGGAAACAAAACCCATGCCGATGGCATATTTATTCACAACTATTTTCTTTACAATAAACAGAGAAACGATCGTGGAGAATATACTCCTCATTATGACCATTGTAAATGGACTCCCACCGAGTAAGTAAAAGTAGTTAACAGCAATCCCGATTGTGCCCCAGAAGAAAGCTGCTAGAGTTAAATCAACGTGACCGCTTGTTCTCATTTGATACTAATAAAAGTGATTTGCATTATTTAATTAATGTTGGACTTTGAAGACGTAAAAATTGATATAGAGGATGAAAAAACTAGAGGAGAAATTCTGAATTTCTTTTCAATATTCATCTATCTATCAAACTTTTACGAGAAAGCCTGTATAATTCACGTCCATTGTAACGGAGTACAGATAGAAGGAAAACCAGGATTTGTAGTTGTAAGCAATTTTCCTAAAATTTACTCTAAAGGGGCAGATAAACTTAGGGCTTTGGCTTATCTTTCCTTATTTAGAGAAGAGAAGCCTATTATTGAAAACGATATTCAAGCAATATCTTCAATATCGTTTGTTCCCCTTTATTTTTCAGTTAAAATGAAAGAAAAAGGAATAATAAAATTTCTATCTTCACTTACTCAATACTATTCGGCCATTTATAATCAGCTAAAGAATGAGAAAATAAGGGAAGACTTTAGGAAAGTTTTGAACTCATTCAAGATTATAGATACAATGTTCCTAGAAAACATTAAAAATTCTTACTTAACTCATTTAGGACTTTATGCTAAATTATTAGCATTTGCATCAGGATCTTCCTTATCATATAATGATCTCTTAAAGAAATATGGCATAATTTCATAGTCGAAGATTTTTAATTTCTTCCTATCCAATAATAATTAATGTCACAGATAGACGATATTATCAAACAATATAATAGCGGCAACTTGAATTTAGCTTTAAGAAAATTGGAAGAATTAGTCAATAAAAATCCTACAAAAGAAGCTTACGAGTTGATGGCAAAAATCCTCCTTGAAATGGGCAAAGACGATGAAGCGCTGGAATACTTTGAGAAGGCAGGAAATAAGGAAGAGAAAGCAAGAATACTATTATCAAGGGGAATGTACTCTGAGGCATTAGATGAGTTAAAAGACGTTAATTCTACTCAAGCTAGGATAATCAGGGCTACCATATATTTGAGGAAAGAAGATTATAGGAAAGTTATTGAAGAGTTAAACGATATAAATGATGAACTTTCTTCTAATCCTCTCTATTATAAAATAAAAGGAATAGCTGAATATTATTTAGGAAATTATTATGACGCACTTAGGGATTTAACTAGAGGAATTGAGCTTTATCCATTAGATTCTGAACTATATTATTATAGAGCGCTAGTGAAAATTTCATTAAATGAAGATAAAGAAGCTGAAAATGATATAAATACTGCAATAAATTTGAACCCATATTATGCCGAGGCGTACTTCAGTAAAGGTTTGCTTAAGGAAAAGAAAGGAAAATATGAAGAAGCAATTGCCTATTATTCTAAGTCAATAGATATTAATCCAGAATATGTTGAGGCGTACGTAAGAAGAGCTAAAGCTTACATGAAGAGCGGAATGGAGAAAGAAGCATTTGAGGACATTAAAGTTGTTAAAGAATTAAAAGAAAAAGAGAATATTGACAAAAATAAACAATGATAGGAAAATGATTATTGACTTGTTATATTAACTTATTTAATTCCATAATAACATAATTTATATTAGGTCTTTTTAAGATATTTGGGGATGTCATTGTTTTTATTAATGGATTAAATTCCGCGTACTCTGCAGGTAAAGAAAACCTTTGGTGAAATGCCTCTAATTCTTTCCTGGCTTCTTCTAAATAAATAGCATAAGGTTGATTATTCACATAGGATTGAACAGCCTTGTCCATGAGTTCCGACACTTTGGGTGGATTAAATTGTGTTTGAGTAAGCATTTTATAAATTGTTGCTCCTAAAGCGTATACGTCCATTCTTACGTCAGCGCCTTTATTAGTGAACATAGCCTCTACTTGATCTATTGAACAGTATTGTGGAGTATACTCTAACACTCTCTCTCCTATCTTTCTTGCAGAACCTAAATCTCCTAATTTAACTGAAATTACTCCATTTCTTATGTTCTCGTAAATTTCCTCAGCAGTTTTCCCTGGATATTTATTAAAGAATATATTAGAAGGCTTTACATCAAGGTGAACGTATCCTTCTTGGTGAATCACTTTTAATGCATTAGCAATACTAAGCGAAATTAAACCTACAACTTTCTTCCAGTAGCTTGAGAGTACTACTGCTTGATTTTTTAGTAAGTCTTCTACTGTACCTCCTTCCATTAGTTCCATAACTATTGCAGGAGGCATGGAATAATACACTTCCGACTTCCCTCCTACTACATCCATTATACTATTTAAATCTGCAAAAAATCCAAATATCCTAACAATATTAGGTGACTTCTCAGAAATACTTTGTAAGTTAGATGATTCTTTTGATATATTTCCAAATACATTAAGTATATCATTAACATTTGATTTGGAAATTTTAGCTACTTTTAATGCGTATTTTTGATTATTTCTTTCTCCAACTAATACATACGAACTTCCTCCACTCCCTAAAACTTTAGTAATTTTATAACCATATAAATTGCTGCCTATCCAAATATTAGGATCCCAAGATTCTAAGGGAGGGAGTTGTTTAGGATTCACAGTATTTGATGTAATACCTATAATTGAGGCTAGAGTTGATTTTGCTTTTTCCTTAATAGGTTGTGGCAAGTCTTTTGTGAGCAAATAACTTGCAAATTTCTCTGCAGAATCCTTATCTTTCAACACTAATACATCAAGTAAAACACTAGCATCTGATGGAATAACATTCTTGGATATTATACAATTCACTACATTTGAAAGATGATTACAGTTATTGTAGATTATTTTTCCCGCAAATTTTGAGTAAATCCAGGATATCGAATTGCATTCAAATTTACTTGCAGCATCACAGAAGATCTTAGTATACGTATAATTTAACTTTAGTAATGCGTCCAAATACTTTTCCGCTTTATTGTATAAATTTGAATTTATTGCGCTAAATAATTTATTCTCTATGAGCTGCGGATTAGATAAACTAATCGGAATTACTGAAGCACCAAGAATTAAGAAAACTAACGTGTAATAAGGCGAATAAATAAAGGAGAACCAGGCTAGGCCTAATGATACCAAGGATACTACTATTGCAAGCTCCATATCTCTTTGTCCTC from Acidianus ambivalens harbors:
- a CDS encoding phytoene desaturase family protein, which gives rise to MRAIIIGAGHNGLIASYYLRKAGFDVLIFDNKFGGMTDTTSIKGVKVSRASYVLGLMPKKFIDEFEIPVIEQDPIQTIWLEDRIIPFWRDREKRIKELINAGEDKFPEFEEKIFKFKKLLEEKFTFVTTPPSEKEVIEEAKNAGIEDVMRPSKEFLSKYLSRDLHNFFIYPGMEDSPAYLVAYFYDDWSFVKGGMGTVAEKIFEKANKLGVNFVSEKVNKILVEHDKAVGVKVGDKVYKADVILSTASPAETMKLAEYNHKFTLGKNKWVKYNVIFKEFPKVDERIKTFVNSIIDFEGGEVVIPSTVDDRGGIVMEFMGNYEEVIEKFKGEIVYVDKLNARIAEEIYNLPSGNLNHLPMREPYLFDGRPEKGWGYKTPIKDLYLGGAGTYPGGQVSGIPGYNSARLIIKEKLGKDFA
- a CDS encoding inosine/xanthosine triphosphatase, translated to MKFYLGTTSKLKISAVEEVLKNYVTDYEILAFNSPSGVPITPWNEDIIKGARNRAENLRKKFLDNDGIYVGLESGLVERFGSVYEETWCVIIFREKEFSAYSSGLRLPSEIV
- a CDS encoding PaREP1 family protein → MEIVNVPNVKDRKAYSKVRLLESMVELRIALEMLKEGYTRNSAQKVFMAWKAIISALVSLNLDKLGKNEKEKEWYKKSGFSAPTTKLKLISNDLEKIGYDKISFITNTALLLHSYAYNGIYEGLTPYSSKKDAVMDILSLTHFILDNSKNYFKEIWNEEHEKELENVKKLLEEIERNKSS
- a CDS encoding trimeric intracellular cation channel family protein, with the translated sequence MSLILLITNYIGIIAFSISGSMKAIEKKMDLLGVITLGFSTSLAGGILADLLLGITPPTNLIYIPYPTASFIASIVTFAFYKKFTHVSKPLIYADALGLGAFTASGASLAFSLRPDPLLVIMVGTITAVGGGVLRDILANEIPLVLTKEFYASASIIGSTIYYGLAELGVQTGFLTTLVLLLTFALRLLAIRMKWKLPNAS
- a CDS encoding DMT family transporter — encoded protein: MRTSGHVDLTLAAFFWGTIGIAVNYFYLLGGSPFTMVIMRSIFSTIVSLFIVKKIVVNKYAIGMGFVSSLFYLTYIYTIPIDGPSLSAVLLYTAPLWVSIFSYFLVKEKATLGKIVSSLMILVGLYIMYLGVPTFQQFLLGLASGLTYAGLISFSRLLQRKGMSDWEIIFSQSLWSIPFSLPFVRVLNLPSVYAGIYLAIFASVIPYFFFYRGMKKTDSITASIITALEPIFTIILSMIIFREFLNIYETIGTIIILLAIFLSVKMH
- a CDS encoding tetratricopeptide repeat protein, yielding MSQIDDIIKQYNSGNLNLALRKLEELVNKNPTKEAYELMAKILLEMGKDDEALEYFEKAGNKEEKARILLSRGMYSEALDELKDVNSTQARIIRATIYLRKEDYRKVIEELNDINDELSSNPLYYKIKGIAEYYLGNYYDALRDLTRGIELYPLDSELYYYRALVKISLNEDKEAENDINTAINLNPYYAEAYFSKGLLKEKKGKYEEAIAYYSKSIDINPEYVEAYVRRAKAYMKSGMEKEAFEDIKVVKELKEKENIDKNKQ
- a CDS encoding protein kinase domain-containing protein yields the protein MRVNEKIVNTIRLSFIASSLLVSFIIFYSMINDISLFLSNSIIFIVTESLITYALAMSIKPCLKSIGIAMVISSLLIPLFLPQTFSSMLSTISISTLLYITFIVLTSLLLLFALFFGGTKLQIIYLVITAFILLPILQYSFLNIRCFSCIFKYLPYSVLFYNHMFLFYTVTGILGFVLSASKKSERLVFNAVNNVALPYFLSALLPLVFLPLILNNVSILKEILYYIINHFVTYLILVMIILAVFGSIIFRGQRDMELAIVVSLVSLGLAWFSFIYSPYYTLVFLILGASVIPISLSNPQLIENKLFSAINSNLYNKAEKYLDALLKLNYTYTKIFCDAASKFECNSISWIYSKFAGKIIYNNCNHLSNVVNCIISKNVIPSDASVLLDVLVLKDKDSAEKFASYLLTKDLPQPIKEKAKSTLASIIGITSNTVNPKQLPPLESWDPNIWIGSNLYGYKITKVLGSGGSSYVLVGERNNQKYALKVAKISKSNVNDILNVFGNISKESSNLQSISEKSPNIVRIFGFFADLNSIMDVVGGKSEVYYSMPPAIVMELMEGGTVEDLLKNQAVVLSSYWKKVVGLISLSIANALKVIHQEGYVHLDVKPSNIFFNKYPGKTAEEIYENIRNGVISVKLGDLGSARKIGERVLEYTPQYCSIDQVEAMFTNKGADVRMDVYALGATIYKMLTQTQFNPPKVSELMDKAVQSYVNNQPYAIYLEEARKELEAFHQRFSLPAEYAEFNPLIKTMTSPNILKRPNINYVIMELNKLI